DNA from Biomphalaria glabrata chromosome 14, xgBioGlab47.1, whole genome shotgun sequence:
TGCTTATACAGTTAAGTCATAGTTTTATGTTTAGATAGGATAAAGTCATGATTTTACGCTTATAGAATAAAGTCATGGTTTTTATGCTTATAGAGTTAAGTCATAGTTTTATGTTTAGATAGGATAAAGTCATGATTTTACGCTTATAGAATAAAGTCATGGTTTTTATGCTTATAGAGTTAAGTCATAGTTTTATGTTTAGATAGGATAAAGTCATGATTTTACGCTTATTGAAAAAAGTCATGGTTTTTATGCTTATAGAGTTAAGTCATAGTTTTATGTTTAGATAGGATAAAGTCATGATTTTACGCTTATTGAATAAAGTCATGGTTTTTATGCTTATAGAGTTAAGTCATAGTTTTATGTTTAGATAGGATAAAGTCTTGATTTTACGCTTATAGAATAAAGTCATGGTTTTTATGCTTATAGAGTTAAGTCATAGTTTTATGTTTAGATAGGATAAAGTCATGATTTTACGCTTATAGAATAAAGTCATGGTTTTTATGCTTATAGAGTTAAGTCATAGTTTTATGTTTAGATAGGATAAAGTCATGATTTTACGCTTATAGAATAAAGTCATGGTTTTTATGCTTATAGAGTTAAGTCATAGTTTTATGTTTAGATAGGATAAAGTCATGATTTTACGCTTATTGAAAAAAGTCATGGTTTTTATGCTTATAGAGTTAAGTCATAGTTTTATGTTTAGATAGGATAAAGTCATGATTTTACGCTTATTGAATAAAGTCATGGTTTTTATGCTTATAGAGTTAAGTCATAGTTTTATGTTTAGATAGGATAAAGTCTTGATTTTACGCTTATAGAATAAAGTCATGGTTTTTATGCTTATAGAGTTAAGTCATAGTTTTATGTTTAGATAGGATAAAGTCATTATTTTACGCTTATAGAATAAAGTCATGGTTTTTATGCTTATAGAGTTAAGTCATAGTTTTATGTTTAGATAGGATAAAGTCATGATTTTACGCTTATAGAATAAAGTCATGGTTTTTATGCTTATAGAGTTAAGTCATAGTTTTATGTTTAGATAGGATAAAGTCATGATTTTACGCTTATAGAATAAAGTCATGGTTTTTATGCTTATAGAGTTAAGTCATAGTTTTATGTTTAGATAGGATAAAGTCATGATTTTACGCTTATAGAATAAAGTCATGgttttaatgttataaaaaaaaaagtcataattATTGAAACGCTTCAAAGTAACAATTTGATGCGTCCACGAGATGTCATGAAACAACACTTATGATACGTTAAAAATATATGGCAGTGATGCGTAACCTCTTTCGGCCAGTGGTCAAGTCTAAATAGATCCTCGAACACTTCAACTAAGGTTTGGAAAGCTCGGTTTTCTCATAATCGcaggcagggccggccttaggccactgcaatctaTGCGGCTGCAGTGGGCCCCTCACTTTCACTATCACTTTcaattaatttactttaataatcataaataaaaatctaaatctatctcgacctcttaaaaaagatcaaaagcgatattttgctagtcgatagtaaatctaaaaggcagatctgaatgtttatcggttTTCATTGAAAAACTACCATCTGCTGTAGATgactcgtaaagttaattttaccgtgattttgtacttagtaaagtataaataaaatgcaaagacgaatttattttctaatataaaatctttaactttcacttattatccttattcccacccagacagggccccgcgcaatccattccgcatagggccccgcaatctgtagaaCCGGCCCTGATCGCAGGCTGTTATTGGACATTACTAGTATCTTTGTACTGTGTACTCTACTGCTCATTACACTGTGCACTATTCTGATTACTTAACTGAGTACTGCACCATTACcaataaaatgcttccaatggtaTGCGTCTCACATAGACTCTGAAAAAACAGTCCAACTCATGGCCTTTATGTGCTTTTCAGAAATAGAGCCCGGCGGAACTGTTACCTCCGACAGGAGAAGGGCTCAAAAGCGAGCTATTGGCGCCTCAACCAATTAGTTTCGGGCGTGAGGGGCTCATTAGTCTTAGCTGAACACCCAAGAAGAAggcaaacctccgctgccttgcggctgtACTCTTACTCTGGAAAAGTTTCGAGAGACAGCCCTGAGGAAAATAGCGAACTGGTGACTCTCAGGCAGCTCGCATCACACAGAGCCATGCACTGGCAGATCCTGCGACGCTACTGAGCCGGATATTTGTCGCGCAGGTAAGGGAAGGGGCGCTGCTGTGTTGGCGACATCTTCCTGATCATTACTAATGCCCAAGCATTCGTTTCatgctaccatctcttgaagaacatttcatgaaagatgcctttccaaacaCGATTCTAAAAGACAACGTGTACCCATTAAACccctgttacatcagatcttaacgaagtggtcgtctcctttccattaggactaaaactggaaaaattttaaaactcctttatcccgcTTTCGGTCAGGgtgttacaaggtcatctgtcgtcatcaaGAAGAACACAGCAGTCGAATTCAtgaagcgctggttgtgagtgtgtatgtgtttcgtgtgtgaatgttgttcgtatttgcatctataatgttattgctACAGTATTTACGCTGAGGTGGTGAATTGTaaaaaagtaatgttcccctttcagaccttgtggtctatatggcagatggtAAAAAGGCCATCTGATTCTGTGACTTACGGTCTACGCGGGTGTCatatgaccagcacaacgaccaaccgcctttacctctccccaactaatgtcaggtgctaATTAGatctgggtgaactcagaggcgccatacgatcccgaaattaaaaatcccagtcttcaccaggatttgaaccctgaactcaagcgctttaccgctcaaccacctcGCCTCCGGTCCTCAACTGTAGTCAAacagaatttccatttgataggACCAATaaatattatcttattttggcttatcttatcttctacaacagtgtttcccaagcgTTTGACTAAAGGTGTACCTTGTATAATTTGTTATATCCCtgagtacccccccccccccattgcaCCTACGAGAAGTAGGAACAttataaattgttgtttttttttaatcagcgtagttaatgaggtgcaacaGGTACCTCatccaaagtcttcccgtacccctgggggGTACCCGTACCCaactttgagaaacactggtctacaagatgaaccaatATTCGATCTACCGATGCAGAGCACCAACTAAAGCTGTGGACTACAACTAATGGTGGTGAAAGACGGGATGGTGACGCTTACTTATGTTTGTCCATCTGGTGGCCATTGAGTGCGGAACCTGTGCATTATGGTTCCAGTACATGTAAGTATTGCAGACGAGCAAAAGCATGCCGGGAACGAAGGCAAAGATTGACATGCTGAGTGTACCCGTGGATCCGCCCTTGGAAATCTCACACCTATAAAGCTTGCTGTGGATATAATCAGAATGAACTGTGGATATAATCAGAGTGAACTGTGGACATGATCAGAATGAACCGTGGACATAATCGGAATCAACTGTGGACATAATCAGAATGAACTGAGGATATAATCAGAATGAACTGTGGATATAATCAGAATGAGCTGTGGACATAATCAGAATAAACTGTGGACATAATCAGAATGAGCTGTGTATATAATCAGAATGAGCTGTGGACATAATCAGAATGAACAGTGGATATAATCAGAATGCATTGTGGACATAATCATAATGAATTGTGGACGTAATCATTATGAACTGTGGACGTAATCAGAATGAGCTGTGGACATAATCAGAATAAACTGTGGACATAATCAGAATGAGCTGTGGATATAATCAGAATGAACTGTGGACATAATCAGAATGAGCTGTGGTGATAGTGAAAAGTAACTGAAGCTTAGTAAAAGTGTACGATTGACAAGGCACTAAGAAAGAAGAGGAACTTACAAGTTGTTCGTCCTAGCCTATGGAATATCGGAGTGTAATTCATGTATTCATATTAAGTCGTGCATCATATCATGTTAATGTGTAGTTTATCCACAAGAGGACTGGTTACGACCAATCAAAGTCTAGACCTATATTTGAAACCAGTCACGCAACACTTAAATAGAGGGACAGCGTGTCCTGTTCTAGGATGGATAACAGTAGAGGTTGTATGGAAAAGACAGGGAAGCACGTGACTTTGGGGTTTACAACTAGTGAACGAGGCACGGTGCCAACGCGCCAtcccaataattttttttacgataCTTGTCCCCAGTCATTGTTGGAGTAAACTAGGTTTTAAACAAGTtgcataattatattttttccctttttttttctatttcataggGGGCGACCTTATTCATTTCGCCTAAGCCCAGCCCTGCATTAGGTCCATTGATTATATCCAGCtagttcagcggttctcaaccttttatgctcggcgacccctttttacaatcccccactctgccgcgaccccccccccacacacacacacatacagcaatagaggaatagacaataacaatccatattttcgatggtcttaagcgacccctggcaaatcgtcaatcgagccccaaaggggtcgcgacaaacaggttgagaaccccctgATCTAGTTCCTGACGACATACCGCGTTCGTTCGTCCATTTGGATCCACCTACTGGAGAAAAAGAGCGCGGCCTGAAGAGTGGCGCACAACAGCCAACAGGTTACTATAGAAACCAACGTCTGTGTTAGCGTAAGAGTCCGATTGAATCTGTAGAAGGGAATTATTAAACTTGGCTTTATTATTTAGTCTAGAAGACTGCATCCTTATAATGGTAAACAGCTGAACCCTGGTGGAATTtcgggtggctgagtggttaggcgcttggcttctgaacttgGGGGTCCTGGGTTAGAATCTCGataaagactaggattttgaatttagggatttttatgtcgcccatgagtccacccaactcaaatggaggcctgacttaagttggggaaagtaaaggcgataggtcgttgtgctggccactctGCTTGTTAACCACTGTCCAAAGAAACTGATGTCcttaaaatcatctgccctGCGCGTTGtagggtctgaaagggaaactatttaCCTCATgtatagaaaaatatagaaacaaatTGAGGGTTTTGGCATCGCAGTAGAAGATAGAGTTATCAGGACTAGAGGCATATCTGTGCAATGacattttaagataagataagataagataatttttattgatccaatcgaatgtaaattcagtttgactacaattgacaacctcagcgtaactactgtaacaataacattatagatgcaaatacgaacaacattcacacacgaaaagacatacacactcacaaccagcgctttataaattagacttccatgaacttctcgatgacgacagatgatcttgtaacactctgaccgacagtgggatgaaggagtttttaaatctttcagttttagtcctaatggaaaggagacgactacttcgttcagatctgatgtaacagtagtttaatgggtgcaggttatctttaagaatcgtgagtgttttagaaaggcatctttcatgaaaaaagctcttcaagagatggtagctgtgttcgagtgatatacgatgcttttttaaattagtctTTTTAGTtcaagtctttgtgccagtgaagtattaccataccagcaggtgatggcaaagttaattagactgctgatggttgctgtataaaaacgtttaattattgttttgtctttctctcctaatttgcgtctttctctcctaatttgcgtctttctctcctaatttgcgataccatcgttgattagacctcattaaataaaattaatgttgtttttttataaacttgactttgtcttatataaaaagagcctgcattcccctttaactcTTTAccaactaaaacattttctgataacaaacgataAAGTTATTGAAGCTGAATCACAAAAGGGGAGTGAAATACTACTGAGCAgaatgaagaattccgtcggaacgtggaaaatgattacaaagagaaagagtgaaatcACCactgggaaatactgcattacaCCGATAACATTCGCTCAGAGTTGGCCACAGAGGACTCTGGTCTAATCTCAGTCTATGGTCTAATCTCAATCTATGGTCTAATCGCATTCTATGGTCTAATCTCATTCTATGGTCTAATCTCATTCTATGGGTTTAATCTCATTCTATGGGTCTAATCTCATTCTATGGTCTAATCTCATTCTATGGTCTAATCTCATTCTATGGGTCTAATCTCATTCTATGGTCTAGTCTCAATCTAAGGTCTAATCTCATTCTATGGTCTAATCTCATTCTAAGGTCTAATCTCATTCTACGGTCTAATCTCATTATAGGGTCTAATCTCATTCTATGGTCTAATCTCATTCTATGGTCTAATCTCATTCTATGGTCTAATCTCATTCATGCGCCCCATCGGGGGAAGGGCGTATCTGGAGcgtttccttgctgcctttaggtgctcaacAAAGACAAAATTCCAGTCGAGATTTGAACTCGCCCCTCCTTGAAAGGTAGCCCAGCGGTGAATGCCACTCAGTCAAACATTTAATGTCTACATAAAGGCCTTTAAGTCTAAGTGATGATAAAATTGTGGCCTTTATTCTTTGATGTTATTCGCCATGGATAACTTTGGCATAATCAGTTTTAAGGATTATAATCATATATTCAATGTAACAGCATGTCACATATTTTCTAGAATGTATGCATCGCTCTGCCTTATTAACTACGAGCCGActcgcggcgtagcatacgccctCCCCCTGTTATAAACTATTTGACTAATTTCTAGGGGGCTTGTGGTAATGCGCTTGGCTGCTGAGGCGACCGGACCCGGGTTCGAACATCAGATTTTGAAATTTCGCGATGCCTCCTAGTCTATCCAATGGATACTGGCATTGGTTCGGGAAAGTTAAGGCTGTGCTGGTAATATGGCACCTTCTTTAATTGTCGGCCAATGTAATTTATTATGTTTACTAATAATGTTGCGACTGTACACAACTAAggacaactttatttatttaattctaGAATGTAGTATTATTGGTTTACTTTGCTATGAGTGCcgtggttgttgttttttttattatagccaCTGCATTTTCTCTGGTATATGCGTTCACTACAAATCTAACTAATACTTCATCAAAACGGCTGGTTATTTCCCCGGTATTCAattttttgaagagaaaaaaatgtttttatttatttatttctagaatgTAGTATTATTGGTTTACTTTGCTATGAatgctgtgttgttgttttttttattatagccaCTGATTTTCTTTGATATAAGCGTTCACTATAAGTCAAAGTAATACTTTATTAAAACGGTAGGTTgcaatttcccctgtcattagCGTGttgaagtgaaataaaaagttttatttatttatttctagaatgTAGTATTATTGGTTTACTTCGCTATGAAtgccgtgtttttttttataaccacTGCATTTTCTTTGATATATGCGTTCACTATAAGTCGAACTAATACTTTATCAAAACGGCAGGTCATTACTATGATATAGTGTTTATtgatgagggaaaaaaaaagatttttgtatGGTTtgacctggtcgtgcggtatgccaTCCCTCATCGTCCTGTTACAAATCATTAGCCTCAACTGTCACATGACCATGACTCACCTGTCGGGGTTAGCAATAAAAAACGCCCGGTAGCCACTAATGACAACCAGTAGCCAGTTGCCGAAACTCATTTGTACTAACAGTAGGTAAGAATGAATgctgtggaagaaaaaaaaacatcatgaaTATTTTTAACTCAATAATGAGTAATGTGACCAaatttacttatgttaaaaatagtGGAATTTTGTGTGGTTAGTGCTGGAAActttggcattttacgtctcgagagacgatcttttccctttgcaacttcttgtgtgactaaagaggccaatccttgatacacagctgcgatcgcaggttgggcatatgtaatcaccagacgccgttgcattttcatccttctttctgcttctgttgtgtatggaaACAAATGATAAATAAACATGACATATAAGATGTAAtacgaggcgcggtggctgagtggtaaagcgcctggcttctGAACCCgagggccccgggttcgaatccaggtgaagactagaacgtttaatttcaggatctttaaagcacctctgagtccagccagctgtaaaagggtatctgacattagttggaaaaaagtaaaggcggttgatcgttgtgctggccacatgacacccttgttaacagtgggtcacagaaacagataaactttactttacttagagcagcggttctcaaccttttttgctcggcgaccccttattataatcccccactctgccgcgacccccagccacacagcaatagaagaatagacaataacaatccgtattttcgatggtcttaggcgacccctggcaaatcgtcaatcgggTCGATTGGTGGTCGTGACCCACAGGATGAGAACCCCCTGACTTAGAGCATGTAATAGCAGGTCTAGAGTACAATAGTTACTAATAGAAGAAAGTGAACAATATGAAAAATATGAACAAGGAATTGAACCATAGACCTCCTCGTTAGAACTTATCTGTTCCAGATAATCCAGACCATGGCCAATAGTTGTCTACGTCAGATGTTGGGGATTAGGTGGCCAGAGAAAATATATCTACTGTCTACTTGTGGGAGAAAACCAAACCGAATCCCTTAACCTAAGATAGGGAAAGTGGAGCTGGATTGGTGAGACCCAGTTAATACCAacagcttaactctttctctccgtaattatttaccacattctggtaaaaatcaacgttggtatcgtcgtttcggagagaaagagttaaaaagctATGTTGCAATCACATGACTGGAATCCAAAATGGAAAAGAGGAAAGTGGGAAGACTCAAAACAAAACCTGGAGGAGGTCAGTCATCATCGAAGCTGAGCATACTGGGAATGACAGGGGAGCAGTTGAAGAAAGAACCTCGGAACCGAGGGACAAAGTAataaatcaacgttggtatcgtcatttcgtagagaaagagttaaaaagctATGTTGCAATCACATGACTGGAATCCAAAATGgaaaagaggaaagtgggcaggccCAAAACAAAACCTGGAGGAGGTCAGTCATCATCGAAGCTGAGCATGCTGGACTGACAGGGGAGCAGTTGAAGGAAGAACCTCAGAACCGAGGGTCAAAGTTATAAAGTGAAGTACCCCTCGCAATATGTAAGGCAGAGGATGTAAAAttccgtttttttttgtctccagCTAACGAtggagtcatgtggccagcacaacgaccaaccgccttttctttctacaactaatgtcacgtacccattagagttagttGGACTActtctcttatcttattattGTGTTTCTTAAATTTCACCTAAACATAACTCATTTGTGTCCGCCTCCAAAAAATACTGCAATTAAATCAAACTTATGCATCAACATATAAACCTGTTTTACAACCAATGTCACTTACAAACAGACATGCATGGATTACAGTCTGTAGTACCAGCTAGTAAGGCCCTTCACTGAATGGCGGGACAGGCCCCCAGACCTAAACATAACTCATTTGTGTCCGCCTTAAAAAAATACTGCAATTAAATCAAACTTATGCTTCAACATATAAACTTGTTTTACAACCAATGTCACTTACAAACAGACTTGCATGGAGTACAGTCTGTAGTTCCAGTTGGCATGACCTTCCAGTGAATGGCGGGACAGGCCCCCATACCTAAACATAACTCATTTGTGTCCGACTTCAAAAAATACTGCAATCAAATCAAACTTATGCATCGACATATAAACCTGTTTTACAACCAATGTCACTTACAAACAGACTTGCATGGAGTACAGTCTGTAGTTCCAGTTAGCAAAGCCTTCCACTGAATGGCGGGACAGACCCCAGATGAGACAGAAAATATTGTTCGTGCAGACACAGACAAAAAACTTGGACAGAAAGTTTTCCCTCATGGCTTGAGTTCGAAACACTATCACACCCAAAATGTTACCTGGGAGACGAATCAAAACATCCGGTATGCTTTTAATAATGCTGCTTCattgctacaaaaaaaaaaaaaaaaaagcaataataaatCTACTCAACCACCATTTttgaaacaattaaaatatgaataaaaaatccttttttaaaaaagcctatATTGTgtagtatcaattagtttggatcagtcatgtaattatttgtattatcGATTGTTAACTAAAGGTTCAAGAGTTCccaaaggggactaatttatcttccaccaccacatctgtcaagtacgatttctttcccttgttcaagatgccaaccaaaaaaaatcaaattaccaatagttaattaactaattgatttttttttaaattga
Protein-coding regions in this window:
- the LOC129922898 gene encoding uncharacterized protein LOC129922898, whose translation is MVDTMTYSLTLAVTTNWSYVVTTKNSEQIVLYSIRRWIFIILPLFIYVLGIPGNILGVIVFRTQAMRENFLSKFFVCVCTNNIFCLIWGLSRHSVEGFANWNYRLYSMQVCFIHSYLLLVQMSFGNWLLVVISGYRAFFIANPDRYASSPDNSIFYCDAKTLNLFLYFSIHEFILIMSTAHSDYVHSS